GGATTATTTACACCGCCTCTTACTTTATGTtctatttacttattttttctaACACTTTGACTATTACCTgctttgtgtatgttttgttaaattggaAAATATTCAACAAAACAGTGCAAAGTCACCTGTAGAGCGTCACTGTGCCTTTGGGATTTTGTGAAGCTTTCTGTTCCACCTCTTCCTGTTTACACCTGGGAAAGAGAGTTGAGCAACAATAATCACCTTTGATTGAATGTACTGGAGAAGGAAAATATATAAGCGCAAAGAAAATATGGTGTCAAGCTACAAAATAACAAACGAGAGAGTTCAATCTCCCACAAAGTGCCATCAAACGGTCTCCCTGGCCTTTCCTGAAAGTACATTTACAGTCAGAAGACAAGGAACGAAAGCTAAATGCAACCATTCTCAGCTGATTATTGGTTGCTTACTGGTTTTCAGTGATAACCGGAAATTCACAGGAGCTTGCCTTCGCTCCCCAAAActccccttttttttaaatcaagggCAGCTGCAACCACACAAACTTCACATCAGATATAAATGTTTCCCGCTCTCTTTCTGTAAATGACACTTCATCTACAGAAAGAAAAGTGCTGTGGAGAAATCCGTGAGGTGGCATCAGAGGAGGACGTAAAGAGTCGGATGGAGACTACCTGCTGTGTGAGAAAACCTCCAGCGCCACAGAGGGCGCCACTTCCAGAGGCTCCCAGGCCCGGTCCTGGTGGATCAGCTGCTGGGCCCCTCTGGTCAGAGAGCGCAGAGACTCCTGGGAATAAAAACAGccgaggaaaggaaaggaaaggaccaGATAAAGACCCAGCAACcaagcaacaaataaaagctCTTTCctgccatagactgtatataaagtggacgtagcatctggctccagaattgaagccaacctggaagtgtcaaaaacttgcaatatcacgccgtccgctagggttggctccaaaaagcttttgctccatagaccccaattcatttttggaaaaaataaaatttgatagactgattttctacagctcaggattttttccccgttagttttcatggtcaaaatgagagatcaggtggccgatcttaaaataaatcaatactgaattttaaataaattgttaaagttggcggagccagggggcgtggctatacttgatggacagcaacagaagcctctgcggtaaaatgtgggcgggataagagagttctcagccaatcctgcccccagttgctctccggtccagtctgtttgacgctttttatgtcactggctccaaaaaatccaaaacagtgGCCAGGAAGTAggaaaatctgggcttcattttctcggcgttgaaaccaacgggtgacgtcacggttagctTATGCCTGTTTCctgccctttttttttaaaaaaagtacagACGTGTCTCCTTTTGTTAAACacaagatttttactcattttttaaaaaacattgacaagaattttcttgccaaattgaggtgattttattttctttttcttttcaaaactcTTAAGgaaaacatttaaggaattacttTTAATAACgaataattttctttctgaaaaaacaaatccaaaaaatattgtttccttgtttgaaaaaaatccaaaaattcagcaaaaaaaaatccccacatttATGAaaagcttcaggaagaaaattccaataattccttaaaaatttcccttaaaagtttaataaaaaaaaaattggaaataaatctcttgtaaatattttcaaaaaatgagtaaaaaatcctaaaatatctaaaatgattacatatatatcagtaaaacttgtaatattttctttaagaacattcacaaaaaagatttttctttttcacatttctttttttcaccaaaaaatgttcagagattttccaaaaatgttgaaaatgtggacaccacaagtttcactgtgattttatttttttcccccacattttcaaactttaaaacgagtcaatctgacccgcaggacgacacgagggttcaGTGAGCTTTCGACCACACACACCTCAGACGGGGTCCATGAGTCCAGCTGCGGGTCGAGAAGCACATCACAGCAGAAAGCTCCCGACGTGACTGCAGGGAAACACATGAAATAGAATCAGATAAGCAGCACATGTCTGAACCTCGCACCACCAATCAGACACGAGGAAAAGCGCTCCTCTTACCTGGCACTTCTGGTATGCTGAGCAGCTCCACAGAATATTCGTCCTTGAACGCAGTTTCTATTACCTGACCCAGCAGGGCGGCACAGGAACGCCAGTAGGCCTGAGGGGAAGACATGGAGGCGCAAttcatttcaaagcattttctGATTTCATAAAACACGCTGTTTGATTCTCTTGTCTGTTTACAGGTTGCTCAGTGCATGAACTtgcttttttcttaaaaaactaAGGTGACTGCATTCAGAATTTAATTGTATTATAATAAAGATTAATGTCTAATCTTTAAACACATATTACAGAATGTCATTTTCCAGTGCAAATGGCTCCTCTGTCCTTACAGTACTGTTACTCCAcgcaaagatgacaaaaaggcaCATTTCAGCAGGATCTGTACTGTATATTTCTCACTTTTATGCAAAACTAGATTATTTTTCCAAGATTTTTTGAGCtcacaatgaaataaatatgcGTAAGGAATTATTAATTCTACTTTTGAGGATTTATTGGATTCCCTGACCTTCCAAAATCATtaagaaaataacattttttgttatCAAAGTACCTGATTGACCAGTGTTGGGTCGCCGTCTTTAAATGTGAGCAGAGTGAGGGAACAGGAGCTGGTGAGGGGCTGGTGGAGAGGCCACAGTTCTCCATCCACCAGGGCCAGAGCGGAGTTCTTCACATGATGATCTGTCAGATCTGAGGGGGAAACAGTTCATCAGAAGCAAGTAGTTAATCACACAGGAACACAGCATCAATGCATCAAAATTAAGCTTTTACTTTCTTACCGTGGATTGTTGTAGTTAAGAAGATGTTCAAATAGCTGCAGTGAAGCTTAAAGTATGTGGATATTGAACATGATACTTACGCCTAGCACAGCTGAGTGGAGTGGACATCCCTCTGTTCATGATGAGCAGTGTGCCGTCCAGGCCTGGGCCATGCATGGACACTTCTATCTTCTCGATACGAGGGTACAGAGCTCTCTGTCTGGCCTGCTCTCTGGAGAAAACGGCATTGCGCTGACTGCGAACCTCAGCAGGCAACGGACGCAAAGATGCTGCGGCAGATGCAAAACCTGTGGATGAGAGGAGAGATGAATGGAGGAGGGAGGTACACCAGGGGGAACATTAGGAATCAAAGGAACAGCAGAGGATTCTCAAAACTCAATAAATATTTAGTTGagtttcttaaaaaaaagaacacatgaCCTAACCTGTCAGGCAACAAAAAATCTGATTGGAAATGGTGTCCAATTCGGAACAAACAGAGGAAACGCCTGAAACTTTTCTGAGCATCTCCAATATCCAGATCTGTACACAGAATTTAATTTAAGAGACATATTTTGGAATATAACTGTCCCTGAAATGCAACAGCTGCATTCATCTATCtgtgctacacacacacaacagttaCAAGAACTATCTTAGCAGCAGCTCATTATGTGATCTAAGTGCTGCTGAAAtgttagctgtgtgtgttttagtgtgtgtagGTGATTTTCCTAACAGTTTTATACAATAGGATGAAGACCAGGATAGGCAGAGACAAAGTGgaccaacacacacaacaacaactttGTCAGAGGCTCAAGAAATAGAACAAAAACTCACATGAAAGTCCAACTAAGGAAACTAAATCAGTGACTTTCACAACAAAGTAtttattacacaaaaactatatattattcatattattttcTCATATGGGTGCTGCTATAGAAATGCTATGCCACCACAAATAAGTGcactgttaattttttttggcACAATATAGTTTCtaataataattttgtcttATTATTTTCTGAGCATTTCATAACAAATTTTGCAAGATATGTTAAAACACATTCTAAagtatgtgtattttttcactgtagtgcaaaactgatagagaatCACAGAATATCAGTTGTATTAGCACCAACAAATACATTTCTATCGCTATTTGCACTAAGAGAAAGAGgaatgttttacttttaaaaggTGCTTGAAGTCAGGATGTCTTTTACTTTGACATTCCTGCCAGCTTGTACTCTTCTAACActgactgattaaaaaagcaaaagaaatcaCTTACAGTAACTTTGTATTTACTGTCACACATTCTGAAGTCATAGAGTTTGTCAAATTTGATAACGAGGGTTTAAACGTCATTATTCAGAGCATGTAATATTCAAAATaacaatttctaaaaaaatattagtGTTTATGGAGCTGGTTGCTCGTCGATAATGTGACGATATCAAAACCTATTAACTTGCATTTGAGACTAAAAATATCCACACTGAAACAACAGAAGACATTTCACAACTTTTAAATTACCTTCTGCATCATTTGTTTTATGTCAAAGCTGGAAAACACGACATGTTAACGTGTAACGGGAGGAAACGCACAGGTGTGTTGAATTACATTAATCAAGGTGCTGGTATGTTAGCTTACTAGGAAATGACATAAGGACGCTAAATATAAAACGAAACGTTTATTATTTATGACATAtgtgcttttcctgctatgCAGAGTAAAGAATTATCTGAAATAAAGGTGTAATTACGCAGCTTACAAAGCTAACGGCTACTAGCTAGTTAGCTCCCATGCTAATGCTACACGTTAACAAACGGGTACTTACGCCGCCGGAAGACTTGACACACGCTCCTGGTCGCCATTGTCATAAATATTCCaccaaacacataaaaaataactaaaataaattCAGGTAAAGGTTTGCTACGAACGCTTATGGTTGAAGGACGCCATGCCTGCTTTGTGTGCAACGTCAATTCAGGTCCGGGGAGGAAGCGGTTGTCAGAAGCTGGACGTTCCGAGTGACCTACAGGACGAAAATGCTGTTCTGGTTTGTGACAGCAGGTGTCGCTGTTGGTAGTGGTTTAAATGAGGGCTGTGAAAGGAAAGCCCTGCAGTAATTATTCTTTTGAGCTTCAGTAAAAGGCAGCTGGACCATTTTTGGTTTttacctctcatccaagaggcttcttcagttctaactgactgaTAGAGATATCCAGATACATCATCCTCAGATCACGTGGATAAAGGCCCAGTTACAATATACAACTCACATGATATGAATGGCTGTGAAACTGCCATGAGAGGGATCACTCAAGATGTTATTAGTGGTGAAACTATCTGTGGAGAGCTCTcaagactgcattataagtaGCGGATAAGTGGTGTTCAGAGATGTCTTGTCATCTCTCTTGAACACTGCTGTCCTCAAATGAGTGAGATCTCTTCCTGGAAACTTTCAGCACCATTAACATCTTGAATCATCACTCATCTGACAGTTCCACAACCATTCGCACCTCAAAACACGTGAGTCTTGGGTAGTTAATAGACCTTATTATGACATTAGTCATGCCATTTCAGGATAATAATATGAATCTGGGACTCCCTATTGGTCAATTAAAGCTGAAGACGCCTCTTTGATGATAGTTGTTTGCTACAACTAAGGGTTAAACCTGTTGTTATAAACCAGAAGTATTCCTAAATACAAAAAGACGGTCTGTGGCACCACTTATCAGGTATTTATAATGCAGTCTTGAGATTTTACCCCTGAAAGTTAAGATAGAACTTCATCAATCCCTAAGGAAATACTTTTCTCACTATCTTTTCACACCTTGAGTGTATGAGTCTTGAGTCATTAATCATGGATGATAATAAAGACCTGAAACTCCCAATCAGACATTTACTAGAAGAAGAAGCATCAGGggtaaaatgttttcaagaacTTTCAAAAAGAAGCCCATTCACCTTCCACTGAAGTTCTTTGGAttacctggatgactgagaatctatgAAGACATCACAACAGGTCATATGCCTGTCTAGTACTTCTTTGATATTGCACTTTAGCTAAAGTTTTGCTACTTGTGGTGCCCACAATTTAAATAGTCTCTCAGTGTCTTTCATAAGTCTTGAAAGACTGCTGCACCTCTGCTAATGGGATGGAGTCCAAAGTTATGATCTTAGATCTGAAGTCTCACATGTCCCCAATTTCATCCTCTAATGGACTCTAATGGCACTAAGAATTTGACAAATGCCTGTTGGATTTTTAAGGTTCAGAATCAGCAGTTAAGTGTTGGCACTAATGGCAGCGGGCAGGAGCAGGAGGATGCAGCCACGggaccaaaacatcataaatcATCTTGACACAGGCCAAGATAGCACCAAATTACTGCTAAGAAGCAAAGCTGAAAGGGCTATTTTCACTGCGAGAGCAAAACTCACGACCTTTGGAGGTTAAAGCGAAAGAAGAGAGGCGACTTCAAAGTTGCGAATGGCATTAGGAGAAtaaatttgcacaaaatgaTTATTCAACAATAAATATGAGCGACACAGCTGTGcataaagatttattttttgttgaaaataagtGTTCCTGACATTGAACCACTAACATATCTGATGTGACTTAAGGTAGATGGACTACACACTGACACTGATGTTCACTTCATACAATGTAACAAGGCATTTGTATCGTCTGTAAGGTGTAAAGACAAGTGTCCGTACATTTgaatgactgactgattgattgatcagTTGATCTATCGACACTGTCTCTTTGGGTGAGATTGATTGTACTCAATGTCAGTGTGACAGCACAACTTCATGCACACATCATCCACAGTAACATTTGGGATCTTCGGCGTGAATTTCCCCAAAGGTGCGATTTTCCTTTTTAGACATTcgttcattttattcattcattcgtAGTTAGGCGGGCCTGCTGTAAAATGAACTTCCGGTTATGACTCCTTTCACAGTGGTGTTACTTATCTGTTCTCGGTGATAGGCCTGTCAAAAAAGTCCCAAAAGTGCCAAACGAAACACacaagcggaagaaaatgggaCTAATAAAACTGCTGAGCACGCTGCCATCCCTGCTTGGACCTATGGCTGCTTTCCCAAAAGCATTTAGCACTATGATCCTCTTTGTTGATGGCTTTTAGGATGGTTTTTGGCACCGTGCTGCCTTTGGGAAACCCCGGAAATTCACTCCTGAATAATCGGCAGGGACCGTGATGGACATGGGAGGTCGAgtgttgttggtttgttttgttgttctttcaaGGGAAAATCCACCCTGTGTCTGAGAAGAAGTGCTGATATTTAATTCCCCTTTAACCTGCTTCGTTGTCCTACATTTCCCCATTAACGCCTCCAGATCAGGCCTCAGCTGCTAGATACAGAAATCAGGtagaaatgctgactgcaaGAGTGGATTTTTCCTTCAAACCCCTCCGTCTTCAAACACGAATACATTTGCACTGTAATTTCTGCTCCCCTTCCGTCCATCAGCCGGCCGATCAGCTGCTACTGTATGCTACAGGCGGGGCAGCAGGCCTCTCTCCGGTCCGGCAGAGGGCAGAAGTCCATCTGCCTCACGATCTCGGCGAAAAGCTCGTCCACCATGGTCTTGCTCTTGGCCGACGTCTCCATGAAGGGGCAGCCCCAGTCCTCGGCCAGCGCCTGGCCCTCGCTGGGGGAaacctccctctcctcctccaggtcCACCTTGTTCCCCACCAGCACCACCGGCACCTGCTGGTACCTGCAAATAAGAGAGAAACCACGTGAAAAACGCCGCTTTCTTGCCTGCTGGGTGTGTTTTGTTACTAGCTGAGGCTACAGGAACTTCCTGGTACCTaagggagaaagagggagggaaggagtgAGTAAACTCGGCGACAGCGCATGTGTGCATTGTTGGCCTACATACTGTATTTGTTAGATGCCGAAACAATAAGGGGGTTTGAACAATGCACAATGGAGAGGCAGAATTTGGTTCCAGCTTCCCGGGAGGCTCCCATCACTCCCTGGGCGTGTAGATCCCATTAGCAAACTGTCATCACGTGAAAAAAAACAGCGTCTTCAGAACCTGGTGATGCTCTATTTGTTCCTGGGTGCATTATATCTGCATTTTCATGGCATGCAAAGCTGTACGTTTAATGGCTTCCAATTCTTGTTTAAAAATCGTTTGCTCTCCACTTTGCATCATCTCCATCATGCACTAAGCATGTCTTCAAGGATCAAAAGCTTTCTTCCACAGCGTGCGGCTGATGAACCCGGTCCTCCTCCCTCTGAGCCATCAATACAAAGAAACCAGGCTGAGGAGAGTAATGGAATAAGTTATTGAATAATTGAATAAAGCTAATGTGCTGCTCTCACATGGGGAGACATGAACATTGGCATCATACCGTGGATACAAGTATTTTCGACTTCATGTTGAGCTTCAGCCGTGTTTGTTGTCTGTTCCTCTATTATAAACTCCAAATGGTAAGAAGATATTAGGACATACTAAGACAAACTAAAGACATTCCTTAATTTGGTGTTTCACTGATGGTGGTGGCGAGTGCTAGTGCCAATaatctatattttatattaactATAGTCGGTTCAAGTGAAGGCATCACTTGTAGCAAAGAACCAGCAGATTTTTTCCACACAGTCCTGGAGTTCCTCTCAGGTTTGGAGCTTTATAGTATTTTTTAGCTCGCTGTCTGTTTTGGCTCACTCTCACTTAGCAGCTTTTTCCACTCACTAGGTGGTTGAGGCCAAAACGGAGCTAAAAGGAGAGTGACTATTGACTTATATTTACAGTTAAGCCGGGAGACCACATCTACTTTCTACATAAAGACTGAGAATATGTTAGTGTTGCGttctcagcttgttttttttctgtgtacaaGTGGCCAGAAAAGCAGCTACTGCAGGTACAATGCTGCAACACACAATAACATCAGTGTCACAAGCTATTAGCATACTATGGTTGCCACACTTTAAAGTCGGGTACCTATATATTATACTACAGTGAAGTCAGATCCACCTTTATTCAAATACAAGATCTTCCATTTCAGTTAGATGCCCTTCATGTTTTCTCTGATTAAATAACTGCAGAATGTCAATTACACCGGGTATATATTCTCACAACAGGTAATGGCACCGACCACCTAATAGCCTCGAGCATCAGTCATTCCTAAGTGCTTTCCAAGCCCGGCTTATTGATCCGCTGGCGCTATTGAGAAATAGGCTCTTATCTACAAATTGGTGGCCTGCTGCCACACCGCTCAGCTGGGAGAAGAGCTGAGGCGTGGAAAAGAGCTGGCAAACGTCTCACTGAGCTAAAGAGGGCCAGAGAGCTGGAGGAAATCAGTGCAGGCAGCGGGGTGGAGGAACGAGCGGCGGACACTTATGGACTGTTTAATCATCCTTGAGCCGGGCGGCGTTGCCCTACAACTTTGGAGGGTGCAGTTGAGCAGCCAAGCTTGACCTCTGACCCCAACCATCCATCTCCACCCGACACTAGAGGGATTCACAAGAGAGTAAAAGCTTCTCGAAAAATGCAAATGGTTCGAAATTATGTGCGCAACTTAAGACTGCCAAGTAGCAAAAAGTCACTCAAATGCCAAAGACTTCCCTGCAGCTCGACATTTTCCCCTCACATGCATGCAAACAGCAGCTGACCTCAGCAGGACAAGCATCTCGCACGGCCTCGTCTGTTCGGAAAGCCGGAGTCTAGAGGGTGTGAAGTGTGAACAAGGAGAGCACCACGAAGACAAATGCAATCTGACAGCCTTGCAGGAGAAACTCTATATataactacaaagacacagGGAGAGCCAGCTCCTCTCGGGTGGCGAGTTTGTATGGAGAGAGTGTTTGTTGCAGCATCAAACTGCTGCTCCCTCCACACCAGATGAGGGGGAACGAAAACTGCTTATCACAGCACGTGGAAAACTTCTCCCGCAGGGATCTGTAGGCTGATATCATGTATTATTAAACATGCTGTATGTCAGTCAGTGTTTGGGGCTACATGGTACAGAATACGTTGCCTGATATCTCCATCTACTGGATAACTGTACTGTAGCTGCTATATTTCCACATGATGCAACTGAACTTGAGTATATTTGCCTCTACTTTACTATAGCTATTACTACTTTGAACTCCACTACGTGCATTTTATGACTATAGTCACTTTAAAGATTAAGATttagcaacaaaacaaacaagaaaaaccaTCATGAGCCCATTAAATATGATGCTTTGTTATTTATCAAACTACCAACAGTGCATAAAGTGCATCAAATTAAAACGTCGTTCATATGTCATTGTTTTAGTAACCGATAATACAAAACGGATGTACAAgtggtgcttttattttgaaattttaaagcGGCACAAGTCAAATGTTTCAGGCAACAAGTGGCAACGGAGAGTGTGCAAAGCtctcaatatataattgagggacttttgaagtccatgggaaaTATCTTGCATACTTTTTGATTAAAAGGAAAATAACTAATGgatttatgttcattatgatcatgtctttacaaattccataattatttatgatgataacaatcacttattaataaaaaatgactggatattaCTAAAATATCTACTAAATAACCTTCCGAATTTAAGAACAACCTTCTAACTAGTTATAcattaataaaatgagcttgtttagagatatttttaattgtgttctttttattaagttgagataatcatgaaaGATGCTTCTTTTTTGATAATATATctaattttatatggaaataacaaattatatcactttccactaagttcctcattacaaaaacacctctcaaggaagtgtgttaattccagatcacatgacctgctccacatgatgtcatttcctcctgaaaaaaagactggccagactccaaggctttctgacttatttaatataaagtagtcaacaggtttactacaatatctttataaataacctTCACTTTTACTCAATTATATATtcaatatttagaagaatcattctctaaaatgccatgtggtgtttggttataggcggccatgttggttttaggcctgaaaacagcaaaaatgacaactatgatacaaaaagtcctgtaGTTATATATCGAGCCGCCTAATGATGTGTCATGAAGAAGGTAGAATCTGGAGCGTTGACTTTGCATTTCACATCACATCgacttttcttcttcctttcagTACGGCCGCCCTTACAATCTTCACACACTACTTTGTCATGATCTTAAACTTGCTCACGTACGCATTTCGGTCGGTAAGAAATGATCTGTTTGTCTGCTCTCCAGATTGTTTACATTCACGCGAGGCATCTTCTTTCACTGCAGGTTTTTGGGTCAGGATGGTCAGGAAGAAAAGCAACCAGATGCAGTGGGATATCCTTGTATGTTTAGCATCCTCCAGTCGATATACGACGCACTACGACGATCATTTCACCTTGATTCTTTCATAAAACAACCGTAAAACTTTATTCTCGCTCCCAAGATTCTTGTCGCTGTTGTCGCCGAGCGGCAGGGATAATTGAACTGATGAGCACTCGTgtgaaccttttttttaaatgtctctgCAGCTGAAGCAAAGGAAATCTGGAGAAGCTGGGCTACACCGTTAAAGATGGAAATGAAGCTTGGGGTTTGGCGATAAAAAGAGACTCTAAAGACCTTCTCCATCTGCTGCACAGGCCTCCTCTGTCTGTTTACTCAGGAATGTTTgcggtttgttattttgtttcctcGCTCGTCTTCTTCTCCGATGCCAAGAAGGCGCTACAGAAACACCAGCCGTGGTGGCTTTGTTCTCCACCCTTTGGGAGTTGATGGTGTAGGTGCTGTAAGGCTCTGTGATTCCTCCGTCCACTTACATGCTAATACAACGCTTGGCTGTCACACGGCGACGCTGCTCCAACCGTTAATTAACAGCAGATGCAGGCAGCGAGGAGGCGGCTGCAGGGTTGGAGGGCTTCGTGTCGGAGATGTCTGGCTGTTCTtttgtaatttgtgtgtgtttgctgccgCTGTGGGGCTCGTGAATAAGTGAAGTCACTGTAGCTATTTAGCGCAGCAGGTAGCCTTATTAAGCCCGTTGTTACCCGAGGCTAAATGGAAAATGTGGAGGCCATCTTTTCTTTATTCTAAACACTGATTCTCTGtgcgtgtgggtgtgtgtttgcctcttttttttcccccccgacCAGTTGGAATAACACCCCGCAGAGGTCAAGCAGTTACGCAAGAGTCCACATGCATTATGGGGATGCAGCGTTTTCAACCTGTGGCTTCTTGGATTCAGAAAAACTGAAGCTAAGCACGTTGGGTTTTTCTCTGTATCCGTGTATCGTTCTCCAGCAttagtgaatattttctgccgTATAATTTCTTAAGCTGTCGGCCACCTGCTGCTGTCGGTTCCGTAAATCCAGCGTGGCTCCTCTCCCGCTAGATTTTCAAAACAAGAAGCTGCATATTCATACAGCTGCCAGTTTCAGCGAAGCAGTCCCAAAAGAATCCAACTGTGCTGATAATCCCCCAGAATAGACGCTTTCCAACTCTTGTGCTGCGCTAAGAACTAGTCagtgatgtttgttgttttctcctgctttacATTTCTGTAGTCCGTAGAGTAAAAGCAGCTCCAGcactatttttgctgttttcaggcctaaaatcaacatggccgcctacaaccaaacaccacacggcatttttacagaaagattcttctcaATATTTTATATACAATTGCGTAAAAGTGAAAGTTATTcgtaaagatattgtagtaaccctgttgacatgccataaatccacacttgactcacacactactttatattaaataactcagaaagccttggagtctgtccagtcttttcttcaggaggaaatgacatcatgtggagcaggtc
This portion of the Acanthochromis polyacanthus isolate Apoly-LR-REF ecotype Palm Island chromosome 22, KAUST_Apoly_ChrSc, whole genome shotgun sequence genome encodes:
- the mrpl39 gene encoding 39S ribosomal protein L39, mitochondrial; translation: MTMATRSVCQVFRRRFASAAASLRPLPAEVRSQRNAVFSREQARQRALYPRIEKIEVSMHGPGLDGTLLIMNRGMSTPLSCARHLTDHHVKNSALALVDGELWPLHQPLTSSCSLTLLTFKDGDPTLVNQAYWRSCAALLGQVIETAFKDEYSVELLSIPEVPVTSGAFCCDVLLDPQLDSWTPSEESLRSLTRGAQQLIHQDRAWEPLEVAPSVALEVFSHSRCKQEEVEQKASQNPKGTVTLYRCGDHVLLSGGPLVARTGLCSQYEVTALHNLGQGSWGVHRRAQGVSLPLQLQAHHTVWRKLRQRAEKLVDVPRSEEGTPAPPTSQEAPL